One window of Quercus robur chromosome 5, dhQueRobu3.1, whole genome shotgun sequence genomic DNA carries:
- the LOC126728619 gene encoding uncharacterized protein LOC126728619: MSLHLKGLHQPPLETFKKSGKQNRSFQASWYRNNSKWLEYSPTTDAAYCLPCFVFHNPNVVVGQNTFIVGGFRNRKKHLQRVVDHFTTEQIANNRLQLKATIFVVRYLAFQAIAFRGRDESFSSFNRGNFHESLGIVTFWNEKVAEIIEKVPKNATYTSPRIQKEILHVFSAKVKKVIWEEIGDAKFCIMVDEARDESMKEQMAMVFRYVDAEGFVKECFFGLIHVVDTAALTLKKGIYSLLSQYCLDIQNIRGQGYDGASNMRGMWNGLQALILNDCPYAYYIHCFAHHLQLALVKASKQVVPISHFFLTLLFLIKIVSASCKRNEQLKVANANEIARLIDLEELETGSGLNQIGTLQRPGETCWSSHFRPVSSLLRMFSSTVEVLQNIIDGAIDGENRAEGEDDGWDGLLTTVISFCEKHRIDVLDMNARYVARRGRARNQPDNVINEHHYRVNIFYATIDSQLQELNYRFNEDAMELLRLSSALEPREALKSFRISDLCLLVKNFYPQDFTDYDKQVLEKELYHFEHNVVQDPEFKKLKSLSELSQWLVRTGNSEHYKLVYRMVILVLTLPVSTATTERAFSAMKLVKTELRNKMEDDFLNDSLMLYIEKDIASTFSLDSIVDDFEDLKERQVPFS, encoded by the exons ATGAGCTTACATTTAAAAGGTCTGCACCAACCTCCTCTAGAGACATTCAAAAAAAGTGGAAAGCAGAATCGTAgctttcaagcttcttggtatagaaataattcaaaatggCTTGAATATTCTCCTACAACAGATGCAGCTTATTGTCTACCCTGCTTTGTCTTTCATAATCCAAATGTGGTTGTGGGACAAAATACATTTATTGTTGGAGGATTTAGAAATCGGAAAAAG CATTTGCAAAGGGTAGTTGATCATTTCACTACTGaacaaattgcaaataatcGGTTGCAATTGAAGGCCACAATTTTTGTTGTGCGATATCTTGCCTTTCAAGCTATAGCTTTTAGAGGTCGAGATGAAAGTTTTAGTTCATTTAATCGTGGGAACTTTCATGAATCATTGGGTATTGTGACTTTTTGGAATGAGAAGGTTgctgaaataatagaaaaagttcCAAAAAATGCAACCTACACATCACCTAGGATTCAAAAGGAAATTCTACATGTTTTCTCAGCCAAAGTGAAGAAGGTCATTTGGGAAGAAATTGGTGATGCAAAGTTTTGCATAATGGTTGATGAAGCTCGTGATGAGTCCATGAAAGAGCAAATGGCTATGGTGTTTAGATATGTTGATGCAGAAGGCTTTGTGAAAGAAtgcttttttgggcttattcaTGTTGTTGACACTGCAGCTTTGACTCTAAAGAAGGGGATATATTCTTTGTTATCTCAATATTGCttagatatacaaaatattcgAGGGCAAGGATATGATGGAGCAAGCAACATGCGAGGTATGTGGAATGGATTAcaagctttgattttgaatgattgcCCATATGCTTACTATATCCATTGTTTTGCACATCACTTACAATTAGCATTAGTAAAAGCATCAAAACAAGTTGTTCCcattagtcatttttttcttacattgctTTTTCTGATCAAAATTGTTAGTGCTTCATGCAAGCGCAATGAGCAATTGAAAGTTGCCAATGCTAATGAAATAGCACGTTTGATTGATCTTGAAGAGCTTGAGACTGGAAGTGGACTTAATCAAATTGGCACTTTACAACGACCTGGAGAAACATGTTGGAGTTCACATTTTAGACCAGTTTCTAGCTTATTAAGGATGTTTAGTTCAACTgttgaagttttacaaaatataattgatgGTGCAATTGATGGAGAAAATCGGGCAGAAGGAGA agatgatGGATGGGATGGCTTACTCACCACTGTGATATCATTTTGTGAGAAGCATCGCATTGATGTCTTGGATATGAATGCTCGTTATGTTGCGAGGCGAGGTCGAGCTCGTAATCAACCAGATAACGTTATAAATGAGCATCATTATcgagtaaatattttttatgctacaaTAGATTCTCAACTACAGGAACTAAATTATCGGTTTAATGAAGATGCAATGGAGTTGCTTAGGCTTAGCTCAGCTTTAGAACCTCGAGAGGCATTAAAATCTTTCAGAATTAGTGATCTTTGTTTGTTGGTAAAGAATTTCTATCCACAAGATTTCACAGATTATGACAAACAAGTGTTGGAGAAGGAGCTTTATCATTTTGAGCATAATGTAGTCCAAGATCCagagttcaaaaaattgaaaagtttatctGAGTTGTCTCAATGGTTAGTGAGAACTGGAAATTCAGAACACTACAAACTTGTTTATAGAATGGTGATACTTGTGCTTACTCTTCCAGTTTCTACTGCTACTACAGAGCGAGCATTTTCAGCTATGAAACTTGTCAAAACTGAACTTCGAAACAAAATGGAAGATGACTTTTTGAATGACTCTTTGATGTTATACATTGAAAAGGATATAGCTTCGACATTTAGTTTGGATTCAATAgtagatgattttgaagatttgaaagagCGTCAAGTTCCCTTTTCATAG